In Colletotrichum higginsianum IMI 349063 chromosome 1, whole genome shotgun sequence, one genomic interval encodes:
- a CDS encoding Zinc-binding dehydrogenase, translating into MSNNEGQRWQTRQDGLDKLFLASAAIPQPGPGEVLVKIKAVSLNYRDTEVAMGLYNHHKTINPGETEPLVPASDMCGSVEAVGDGVDRWTAGDRVVSIFNQSHIRGQIKAADMKSGLGFPLEGVLQSYRVFPAEGLVRAPKHLSDEEAACLPIAAVTAWMSINQFRPLGQPGGKGEVIVCQGTGGVAISGLQIAKAAGATVVITSSSDEKLEKAKALGADYTVNYRSNPNWDEKVNEVTGGEGADIILETGGAKTLRHSFEAIGFGGQIACIGYLSGKVDAEEDRTNVNLLALRKTVTLKGIINGPRERFEEMIGFYEDKGIKPVVDRVFGFTEADKAYQYLYSGGHFGKVVVKVQ; encoded by the exons ATGAGCAACAACGAGGGGCAGCGTTGGCAGACCCGCCAGGACGGGCTCGACAAGCTCTTCCTcgcgtcggcggccatcCCGCAACCGGGACCGGGCGAGGTGCTGGTCAAGATCAAGGCCGTCTCGCTCAACTACCGCGACACCGAGGTGGCCATGGGCCTCTACAACCACCACAAGACGATCAACCCCGGAGAGACGGAGCCCCTGGTGCCGGCGTCGGACATGTGCGGCtccgtcgaggccgtgggCGACGGTGTCGACAGGTGGACGGCCGGCGACCGGGTTGTGTCCATCTTCAACCAGTCGCACATCCGGGGCCAGATCAAGGCGGCGGACATGAAGTCCGGGCTCGGGTTCCCGCTCGAGGGCGTGCTGCAGTCGTACCGCGTGTTCCCCGCCGAGGGTCTGGTCAGGGCGCCGAAGCACCtgagcgacgaggaggcggcgtgTCTGCCGATcgcggcggtgacggcgtgGATGTCGATTAACCAGTTCCGGCCGCTGGGCCAAcccggcggcaagggtgAGGTGATTGTCTGCCAGGGAACCGGCGGCGTTGCGATTTCAGGGTTGCAGATTGCCAAAGCCGCGGGCGCAACGG TCGTCATCACGTCGTCTtcggacgagaagctcgagaaagccaaggccctcggcgcggaCTACACGGTCAACTACCGCAGCAACCCCAACTGGGACGAGAAGGTCAACGAGGTCACgggtggcgagggcgccgacatcatcctcgagaccggcggcgccaagaCGCTGCGGCACTCGTTCGAGGCCATCGGGTTCGGCGGGCAGATCGCCTGCATCGGGTACCTGTCGGGCAAGgtggacgccgaggaggaccggACCAACGTGAACCTGCTGGCGCTGCGCAAGACGGTAACGCTCAAGGGCATCATCAATGGGCCGCGCGAGAGGTTCGAGGAGATGATTGGCTTCTACGAGGACAAGGGCATCAAGCCCGTGGTGGACCGCGTCTTCGGCTTCACGGAGGCGGACAAGGCATACCAGTATCTGTACAGCGGGGGACACTTTGGCAAGGTGGTTGTCAAGGTTcagtga
- a CDS encoding FAD binding domain-containing protein, translating to MAPHMQHVRDLIPLPQTPIQTLVATLAGIGASAWLIKLIVRHILLRSPAKRSSHGSSSSPPGPTFEAMSAKRKKELLERPAIIVGGGLAGLVAAFELAERGVPTIILDQENDKNLGGQAFWSLGGIFCVDSKEQRRMGIKDSRELAMRDWFGSAQFDREKEDTWPRRWAEAFVNFATDEMEDYVKARGMGFLFNVGWAERGAGMAEGHGNSVPRFHVTWGTGPEVVRVFAEPVKRAADNGVIQFRFRHRVDEIITDENGRAVGVRGKVLAADDSPRGVKSNRDIAGDFEIYGSAVAVTSGGIGGNVEAVKAAWPVDRLGPKVPETFVVGVPAHVDGRMIGITEAAGANVINRDRMWHYTEGLQNWNPIWPDHGIRVLPAPSSLWLDATGKRLPPFLFPGTDTLGTLKHICATGYDYTWFILDQSIIAREFALSGSEQNPDVTGKSMWQLLTRVFGKKGTVPVQNFQKHGKDFVVRSNLEDLVQGMNELQRERGGPVLSLEDIRETIELRDGQFDNAYSKDAQAMLINNGRTYWADRRSRIAPPHKLLDPKHGPLIAVRMNLLTRKTLGGIETNLESNVMRADGAKFPGLYAAGEAAGFGGGGVHGYNSLEGTFLGGCIFSGRAAGRGIADELLGPAEAKGPKSFL from the coding sequence ATGGCGCCTCACATGCAGCACGTGCGCGAcctcatccccctcccccagacACCCATCCAGACCCTCGTCGCCACGCTCGCCGGCATAGGCGCATCCGCCTGGCTGATAAAGCTCATCGTCCGACACATCCTCCTCCGAAGCCCTGCGAAGCGCTCCTCCCACGGctcctcctcatcgcccCCCGGTCCAACGTTCGAAGCAATGAGCGccaaaagaaagaaggagctcctcgagcggcccgccatcatcgtcggcggtggcctcGCCGGTCTGGTAGCGGCCTTCGAGCTCGCGGAGCGCGGCGTGCCGACCATCATTCTCGACCAGGAGAACGACAAgaacctcggcggccaggcgTTCTGGTCGCTGGGCGGCATATTCTGCGTCGACTCGAAAGAACAGAGAAGGATGGGCATCAAGGACTCGAGGGAGCTCGCCATGAGGGACTGGTTCGGCTCGGCGCAGTTCGAccgcgagaaggaggacacCTGGCCGCGCCGCTGGGCCGAGGCCTTTGTCAACTTCGCCACGGACGAAATGGAGGACTACGTCAAGGCCAGGGGCATGGGCTTCCTGTTCAACGTCGGCTGGGCCGAGCGAGGCGCCGGCATGGCCGAGGGCCACGGCAACTCGGTGCCCCGGTTCCACGTCACCTGGGGCACGGGGCCCGAGGTCGTGAGGGTATTCGCGGAGCCCGTcaagcgcgccgccgacaacgGCGTCATCCAGTTCCGATTCCGCCACCGCGTCGACGAGATCATCACGGACGAGAacggccgcgccgtcggcgtccgcggcaaggtcctcgccgccgacgactcgcCGCGCGGCGTCAAGTCCAACCGGGACATCGCCGGCGACTTTGAAATCTACGGatcggccgtcgccgtcacctcgggcggcatcggcggcaacgtcgaggccgtcaaggcggCGTGGCCCGTCGACCGGCTCGGCCCCAAGGTGCCCGAGaccttcgtcgtcggcgtgccggcccacgtcgacggccgcatGATCGGCATCAcggaggccgccggcgccaacgtcATCAACCGCGACCGCATGTGGCACTACACCGAGGGCCTGCAGAACTGGAACCCCATCTGGCCGGACCACGGCATCCGCGTGCTGCCCGCGCCGAGCTCGCTGTGGCTCGACGCGACGGGCAAGCGGCTGCCGCCCTTCCTGTTCCCGGGCACCGACACGCTCGGCACGCTCAAGCACATCTGCGCCACGGGCTACGACTACACGTGGTTCATCCTCGACCAGAGCATCATCGCCCGCGAGTTCGCCCTCTCGGGCTCCGAGCAGAACCCGGACGTGACGGGCAAGAGCATGTGGCAGCTCCTCACGCGCGTCTTCGGCAAGAAGGGCACCGTCCCCGTCCAGAACTTCCAGAAGCACGGCAAGGACTTTGTCGTGCGCAGCaacctcgaggacctggtGCAGGGCATGAACGAGCTGCAGCGCGAGCGCGGCGGGCCGGTGCTGAGCCTCGAGGACATCCGCGAGACGATCGAGCTGCGCGACGGGCAGTTCGACAACGCCTACTCCAAGGACGCGCAGGCGATGCTCATCAACAACGGGCGCACGTACTGGGCCGACCGGCGGAGTCGCATCGCGCCGCCGCACAAGCTGCTGGACCCGAAGCACGGCCCGCTGATCGCCGTGCGCATGAACCTgctgacgaggaagacgctgGGCGGCATCGAGACGAACCTCGAGAGCAACGTCATGCGGGCCGACGGCGCCAAGTTCCCGGGCTTGTacgcggcgggcgaggcggccggcttcggcggcggcggcgtccacGGCTACAACAGCCTGGAGGGCACGTTCCTGGGAGGCTGCATCTTCTccgggagggcggcgggtcGCGGCATCGCGGATGAGTTGCTGGGGCCGGCGGAAGCCAAGGGGCCAAAGTCGTTCTTGTGA
- a CDS encoding Integral membrane protein, whose amino-acid sequence MSPIFSSRAMRSPCFPGWPPFLATTHPLGNGDVPSRDIKERGVRLAKIGLRLLKKEGDRESERESKRRRGRRAETQTSPILALFSNLFCLVVCFLPRGTDKTTHHPLILHTRIHAIVACLGRRPAQLALEVKRHSLIPPSPSHATMTTALLLAAEGGSTHNLTAEYLAEDSGGQLIGISIAFAVLTTFFLGLRLFAKRFTASGYGVDDYFLAAAYLVDLGMCAVGIVMVKVGGVGRHVEFVEEFHPALLAGWAKCILAFEIVYFASVALPKMGIVCLYLRVFNWKGTMRTVAHALLATLAATSVSFIVTACLQCQPIAFWWDRTIPGGRCVDVQAFFHAQSIPGFVLDFVIMALPLGTIWGLKLPMHKRIALVGIFMVGSFGVVASIIRAYIFFQTSAFTDRTWASVGLVGWSIIETGTYIIAACLPHLRPMISHYTPPWLKSMVRKTISQASNSVSKATNSKNVQSRRRGDEDEVELTARQRKHMTDTESDTPGDEERGFAGGMRSPVSGTTIEVRKSDDMINGDWAREGQIRVTTDVKLERAQTSTFLGDAKS is encoded by the exons ATGTCTCCAATCTTCAGCTCCCGGGCCATGAGAAGTCCCTGTTTTCCTGGTTGGCCCCCCTTTTTGGCCACCACCCATCCTCTGGGGAACGGGGACGTGCCAAGTCGGGATATTAAAGAAAGAGGAGTCCGTCTCGCCAAGATAGGGCTGCGACTGCtgaagaaagaaggggacagagaaagtgagagagagagtaagaggaggagaggaagacgagcaGAAACTCAGACATCCCCGATCTTGGCTCTTTTCTCTAATTTGTTTTGTCTTGTTGTTTGTTTCTTGCCACGAGGAACAGACAAGACGACGCATCACCCGCTCATCTTACACACACGGATTCATGCCATCGTCGCGTGTCTTGGCCGTCGACCGGCTCAGCTTGCCCTCGAAGTCAAACGACACTCGCTAAtacccccttccccttctcacGCAACCATGACCACGGCACTgctcctggccgccgagggcggaTCGACTCACAACCTGACGGCCGAGTACCTTGCCGAGGACTCGGGCGGCCAGCTCATCGGCATCTccatcgccttcgccgtcCTGACGACCTTCTTCCTCGGGCTGCGGCTGTTCGCCAAACGGTTTACCGCGAGCGGctacggcgtcgacgactacttcctggcggcggcgtatCTCGTCGACCTGGGCATGTGCGCCGTAGGCATAG TCATGgtcaaggtcggcggcgtcggacgACACGTCGAGTTCGTCGAGGAGTTCCACCCGGCGCTCCTGGCGGGCTGGGCCAAGTGCATCCTCGCCTTCGAGATCGTCTACTTCGCGTCCGTCGCGCTGCCCAAGATGGGCATCGTGTGCCTGTACCTGCGCGTCTTCAACTGGAAGGGCACGATGCGCACCGTCGCCCACGCGCTCCtcgccaccctcgccgccacgAGCGTCTCCTTCATCGTCACGGCCTGCCTCCAGTGCCAGCCCATCGCCTTCTGGTGGGACCGCACGATCCCCGGCGGCCGCTGCGTCGATGTCCAGGCCTTCTTCCACGCCCAGAGCATCCCGGGTTTCGTGCTGGACTTTGTCATCATGGCGCTGCCGCTCGGGACCATCTGGGGCCTGAAGCTGCCGATGCACAAGAGaatcgccctcgtcggcatTTTCATGGTTGGTAGTTT CGGTGTTGTCGCGTCCATCATCCGTGCCTACATCTTCTTCCAGACATCCGCGTTTACAGACCGCACAT GGGCAtccgtcggcctcgtcggctgGAGCATCATCGAGACCGGGACCTACATCATCGCCGCGTGCCTCCCCCACCTCCGTCCCATGATCTCCCACTACACGCCGCCCTGGCTCAAGTCCATGGTGCGCAAGACCATCTCGCAGGCCAGCAACTCCGTGTCCAAGGCGACGAACTCGAAAAACGTgcagagccgccgccgcggcgacgaggacgaggtggaACTCACGGCGCGGCAGAGGAAACACATGACCGACACGGAAAGCGACACGCCGGGAGATGAGGAGCGCGGCTTTGCTGGTGGGATGCGTTCGCCGGTATCGGGCACGACGATCGAGGTACGCAAGTCGGACGACATGATCAACGGAGACTGGGCCCGGGAAGGGCAGATCCGGGTGACGACCGATGTCAAGCTGGAGCGGGCGCAGACATCGACCTTTCTCGGCGATGCGAAGTCGTAA
- a CDS encoding Fungal specific transcription factor, which translates to MASEADTDTFPSERPYRSHLRPACLACRKRKSRCNVDRSGGTCLTCRAHGTSCEFPPAPVGTSPRPLKNAWRNAQATRKSRDLSSHRRSSSPPRIAAATTATATQVSTAELHLSLNPPAATHLPLAQADAGLAARGKSRSSDRQFPSVSTPHDARYPEPIGGGGEDEAHIVGPADIEDTQVLSTYLSNDSSVLDRSMRTRISGTSPRNDNRGGGGVRKPVVFTTVRKQPLGVPDDRNPAFLKCQIIEKLLEPMLPDIVELQVSLCLSLFLSLCFFFEKPNRCFPLLDRHSFERRFTEDRRHISPALLSSLYAHTMTYWAQSPRLAVQHRPDTRFIWNQTNDALYSEIHLSPGISTLLAILLNIAGRPLTSIIGNGLLLGSAISLCHSLGLNRDSSDWDIPEAEKLLRTKIWWAIFVSSLAYGTPPQLRSGQYDVSIPGLEQLCGPAANPVDYEATSVYLAFVSLSRFLDRYLEHIYDLDKALPTGPCDLEVLLTQWEDSLDPSLRRRIIRGGDRLDIPGSANLRLAYLYIKLLLRKWELDAEKAASAAATADADAAPEHATSSSIPMRCYLEVRRAAEEIVLLVQELKDPQLGDYWLPLLTFAFTSTTKFLLRCALETENTIGGIAQSMSLKLARDLVDALRGHRQRGWDVGDLCIAQYSDVVEKLATSTSGAGLAEQPVDVPELQEYLSTSVPDIDELFPSLWDMFGTT; encoded by the exons ATGGCGTCCGAGGCCGACACCGACACCTTTCCCTCGGAGCGCCCCTACCGCTCCCACCTCCGCCCGGCGTGTCTGGCCTGCCGGAAGCGCAAGTCTCGGTGTAACGTCGATCGAAGCGGAGGGACATGCTTAACCTGCCGAGCCCACGGCACGTCGTGCGAGTTCCCCCCGGCTCCCGTCGGCACCTCTCCGCGGCCATTGAAGAACGCGTGGAGGAATGCTCAGGCAACCCGCAAGTCGAGGGACCTGAGCAGTCACCGCCGCTCATCTTCACCACCCCGGATAGCAGccgcaacaacagcaacagcaacacaGGTCTCAACCGCCGAGCTTCATCTTAGCCTCAACCCCCCGGCAGCAACTCATCTGCCCCTTGCTCAAGCTGACGCTGGGTTGGCGGCCAGGGGGAAATCGAGGTCTTCGGATAGGCAGTTCCCTTCGGTATCAACGCCCCATGACGCCCGCTACCCTGAgcccatcggcggcggcggcgaggacgaggcacACATCGTGGGGCCGGCCGACATCGAGGACACCCAGGTCCTGTCCACCTACCTCTCCAATGACTCGTCGGTCCTCGACAGGAGCATGCGCACCAGGATCTCGGGTACCAGCCCGCGAAACGACAacagaggcggcggcggcgtccggAAACCCGTCGTGTTCACAACGGTGAGGAAGCAGCCGCTGGGCGTGCCGGACGACCGCAACCCGGCGTTTTTGAAATGCCAGATCATCGAGAAGCTGCTGGAGCCCATGCTGCCAGATATTGTCGAGCTGCaagtctctctctgtctttctctctttctctccctctgttt CTTCTTCGAGAAACCCAACCGGTgcttccccctcctcgacaGACACTCCTTTGAGAGACGCTTCACCGAGGACCGTCGGCACATCTCGCCCGCCCTGCTGTCGAGTCTTTACGCGCACACCATGACGTACTGGGCCCAGTCGCCGCGCCTCGCCGTCCAGCACCGCCCGGACACGAGGTTCATCTGGAACCAGACCAACGACGCGCTGTACTCGGAGATCCACCTCTCGCCCGGCATCTCGACGCTGCTGGCCATCCTGCTCAAcatcgccggccggccgctgACCTCCATCATCGGTAACGGCCTCCTGCTGGgctcggccatctcgctgTGCCACTCGCTCGGCCTGAACCGGGACTCGTCCGACTGGGACatccccgaggccgagaagctgctcCGCACCAAGATCTGGTGGGCCATCTTTGT GTCGAGTTTGGCGTACGGCACACCGCCCCAGCTGCGAAGCGGCCAGTACGACGTGTCGATCCCCGGCTTGGAGCAGCTCTGCGGCCCAGCAGCCAACCCGGTCGACTACGAGGCGACGTCGGTCTATCTCGCCTTCGTCTCGCTCTCCCGGTTCCTCGACAGGTACCTGGAGCACATCTACGACCTCGACAAGGCGTTGCCCACCGGCCCCTGCGACCTCGAGGTCCTGCTGACGCAGTGGGAAGACTCCCTCGACCCGAGCTTGCGCCGGCGTATCatccgcggcggcgacaggcTCGACATCCCCGGGTCGGCGAACCTCCGCCTGGCGTATCTCTACATCAAGCTGCTCCTCCGCAAGTGGGAGCTGGACGCGGAAaaggccgccagcgccgccgctaccgccgacgccgacgccgctccCGAACAcgcgacgtcctcgtcgatTCCCATGCGGTGCTACCTCGAggtccgccgcgccgccgaagaGATCGTCCTGCTCGtccaggagctcaaggaccCCCAGCTCGGCGACTACTGGCTGCCCTTACTCACCTTCGCCTTCACGTCCACGACCAAGTTCCTCCTCCGCTGCGCGCTCGAGACGGAGAACACCATTGGCGGCATCGCCCAGAGCATGTCGCTCAAGCTGGCgcgcgacctcgtcgacgccctgcgCGGCCACCGCCAGAGGGGGTGGGACGTCGGCGACCTCTGCATCGCGCAGTActccgacgtcgtcgagaagctggcgaCGTCCacctccggcgccggcctggcgGAGCAGCCCGTCGATGTGCCCGAGCTGCAGGAGTATCTGTCGACGAGCGTGCCGGACATTGACGAGCTGTTCCCGAGCCTGTGGGACATGTTCGGCACCACTTGA
- a CDS encoding Fungal specific transcription factor domain-containing protein — MASTPAGRRVAVLYQAIEPPIINGVRKPMKPGGEHPLHRYRDSGADIAYNLHASRSVEAVCPVSAPSAEEDSDWCFPDTEQGILDAVGRGATHLWANTILFATHPLQTSTALDRLQDTLRVVGHGPLVVEKYDDKELVNNLLRRSTGAFTMPRSWTIHHSPDVSAKLRKNDIPFPIVAKPIRGRGSHGVRVCRTLEDLTSHAEALFDESPTIMLEEFLAGEEATVTVMPPDRGTNTYRALPIVTRFNHQDGIAPYNGVVAVTANSRVVTGEEEERDPTYGRIARECERVAEVLGVAAPIRIDVRRFDDSPGSKFALFDVNMKPNMTGPGRPGRDDQASLTLMAAEALGWTYPELLGQILETSSTLRTLRSLSPKEG; from the exons ATGGCCTCAACGCCGGCCGGAAGGAGGGTCGCGGTGCTCTACCAAGCCATCGAGCCGCCCATCATCAACGGCGTCCGCAAGCCCATGAAGCCGGGAGGCGAGCACCCCTTGCACC GGTACCGAGACTCGGGCGCCGACATCGCTTACAACCTCCACGCCAGCAGGTCCGTCGAGGCCGTGTGTCCCGTATCTGCGCCCTCTGCGGAGGAAGACTCGGACTGGTGCTTCCCGGACACCGAGCAAGGGATCCTGGACGCTGTCGGGAGAGGGGCCACCCATCTCTGGGCGAACACCATCCTCTTCGCCACTCACCCGCTGCAGACCTCGACCGCTCTCGACCGGCTCCAGGATACCCTCAGGGTCGTCGGCCACGggcccctcgtcgtcgagaagtacgacgacaaggagctCGTCAACAACCTGCTCCGCCGCAGCACAGGCGCCTTCACGATGCCTCGTTCCTGGACGATCCATCACAGTCCTGACGTCTCCGCCAAGCTTCGCAAGAATGACATCCCGTTCCCCATCGTGGCCAAGCCCATCCGTGGACGGGGAAGCCACGGCGTGCGCGTGTGTCGAACCCTCGAGGATCTCACCTCCCACGCAGAAGCCCTCTTCGACGAGTCCCCCACTATCATGCTGGAAGagttcctcgccggcgaggaggccacGGTCACTGTGATGCCCCCGGATAGAGGGACTAACACGTACCGGGCCCTCCCCATCGTCACCCGCTTCAACCACCAGGATGGCATCGCCCCGTACAACGGCGTCGTGGCCGTCACCGCGAACTCGAGGGTCGTCActggtgaagaagaagagagggatCCGACGTACGGGCGGATCGCAAGGGAGTGCGAGAGAGTGGCCGAGGTGCTTGGCGTCGCGGCGCCCATCCGGATCGACGTGCGGCGCTTCGACGACTCCCCTGGGTCCAAGTTTGCGCTGTTTGACGTGAACATGAAGCCA AACATGACCGGCCCTGGTCGGCCTGGGCGGGATGACCAGGCGAGCCTGACGCTCATGGCGGCTGAGGCTCTGGGGTGGACTTACCCGGAGCTTCTGGGGCAGATTCTGGAGACTTCGTCTACCTTGAGGACTCTTAGGAGTCTGAGTCCCAAGGAGGGATGA
- a CDS encoding SMP-30/Gluconolaconase/LRE-like region: MASGELNQDGQQQQQQQQEHKEAPRPVSSSEPPPPITTGARYGFSQFFDGIGLSRDSLAFNVPSLQQVALWLQAAASMSLINVDLHALATGGAGYLAAINAANLSTPAISLLAYQPSFADIIGANATARKIADLDWQAFHEGGVYNKRDNTMYISSNYQSLADNINITVLSLDDLSVRSTQFPDLAEANGGSSYYPPGADQSAPPPMQVWCDQGDFDAYSKLLAVDVNTNKTEPLIIGFNGRNFSAVNDVRQHPVTGDLWFTDAEYGFYQHFRPASQVPRHVYRFEPATGVVQVVADGIQQPNGIEFSPDYKTLYVSDTGAQRFDANLTGSATIYAYDIVGDKRLANRRVFAYADSGFPDGVHTDTDGNVWGGCGDGVHIWNPDGILLGKIHLGETSNNFAFAPGKVFIFSNYRLWVVEGINALGREVCKDFGADSDARCSK; encoded by the coding sequence ATGGCTTCAGGAGAACTGAATCAGgacgggcagcagcagcagcagcagcagcaggagcatAAAGAAGCTCCCCGTCCCGTATCCTCCTCCGAGCCTCCTCCACCCATCACCACCGGCGCTCGTTACGGCTTCTCCCAGTTCTTTGACGGTATCGGTCTCTCCCGCGACAGCTTAGCCTTCAACGTCCCCTCGCTCCAGCAAGTCGCCCTCTGgctccaggccgccgccagcatgtctctcatcaacgtcgacctccacgccctcgccaccggcggcgccggctacctcgccgccatcaacgccgccaaccTCAGCACGCCGGCCATCTCGCTGCTGGCGTACcagccctccttcgccgacatcatcggcgccaaCGCCACGGCCCGCAAgatcgccgacctcgactgGCAGGCCTTCCACGAGGGCGGTGTCTACAACAAGCGGGACAACACCATGTACATCTCGTCCAACTACCAGTCCCTCGccgacaacatcaacatcaccgtcctctccctcgacgacctctcCGTCCGCAGCACCCAGTTCCcggacctcgccgaggccaacggcggctCCTCCTACTACCCGCCCGGCGCCGACCAGTCCGCCCCGCCGCCCATGCAGGTCTGGTGCGACCAGGGCGACTTTGACGCCTATTCCAagctgctcgccgtcgacgtcaacaCCAACAAGACGGAGcccctcatcatcggctTCAACGGCCGCAACTTCAGCGCCGTCAACGACGTGAGGCAGCACCCCGTCACCGGCGACCTCTGGttcaccgacgccgagtACGGCTTCTACCAGCACTTCCGCCCCGCCTCCCAGGTGCCCCGGCACGTCTACCGCTTCGAGCCCGCCACCGGCgtcgtccaggtcgtcgccgacggcatccaGCAGCCCAACGGCATCGAGTTCTCCCCGGACTACAAGACCCTCTACGTCTCCGACACGGGCGCCCAGCGCTTCGACGCCAACCTCACCGGCTCGGCCACCATCTACGCCTACGACATCGTCGGCGACAAGAGGCTCGCCAACCGCCGCGTCTTCGCCTACGCCGACTCCGGCTTCCCCGACGGCGTCCACACCGACACGGACGGCAACGTCTGGggcggctgcggcgacggcgtccacATCTGGAACCCGGACGGCATCCTGCTCGGCAAGATCCACCTCGGCGAGACCTCCAACAACTTCGCCTTCGCGCCGGGCAAGGTCTTTATCTTCTCCAACTACCGCCTGtgggtcgtcgagggcatcaacgccctcggccgggaGGTCTGCAAGGACTTTGGCGCCGACAGCGACGCGAGATGCTCCAAGTAG
- a CDS encoding WD-40 repeat protein codes for MSHRDDKVDDVNNDDDDDDDDDDARRNGCSGEPICVQYKFSQTVPPSKGIPAQIRLLSMSKYSFVTVHGDCDILIWNSLRNVPPRRVVVDIVMDHITGVAISPTNSSIIALTFRLGTMHEAWTFDLASRTTEAKLSTGMDFHTVQFSPDGRLLAWISAGCVDVWETVLATHVLTIRESKSRTNGLPTARFAFTPDSSRMATVDRSGRLTSWDATTWSLVDESKAKKAWDDEGREAVQLVASKERVMVVSRKGQESGTWALTTWWPENGSRAELEMKGCEFGCVPGDGGFVATVQSDGGKLRIRDSRNGVCLDQSTQGIAKNGKSPSVVTGAITSDGRIMATQIVNGRTTLWQLVAAE; via the coding sequence ATGTCACACAGGGacgacaaggtcgacgacgtcaacaacgacgacgacgacgacgacgacgatgacgacgcgCGACGCAATGGCTGCTCGGGCGAGCCGATATGCGTCCAGTACAAGTTCTCGCAGACAGTTCCGCCATCGAAGGGTATACCGGCGCAAATCAGGTTACTGAGCATGTCGAAGTACAGCTTTGTAACGGTCCACGGTGACTGTGATATACTCATTTGGAACTCGCTCCGCAACGTGCCGCCTCGGCGCGTAGTGGTCGACATCGTGATGGACCACATCACCGGCGTTGCCATCTCCCCTACGAATAGTTCCATAATCGCACTCACCTTCCGGCTAGGTACGATGCACGAGGCGTGGACGTTCGACTTGGCAAGTCGGACAACCGAGGCTAAGCTCTCGACGGGGATGGATTTCCACACGGTTCAATTCTCGCCTGACGGGCGCCTTCTGGCGTGGATATCGGCGGGATGCGTCGACGTCTGGGAGACGGTACTCGCCACGCACGTGCTGACGATTCGAGAAAGCAAGAGTCGGACGAACGGgctgccgacggcgcggtTCGCATTCACGCCGGACTCGAGCCGCATGGCAACCGTCGATCGGTCGGGGCGGTTGACGAGCTGGGACGCGACGACGTGGTCGTTGGTGGACGAATCCAAGGCAAAGAAGGCGTGGGATGACGAAGGGCGCGAGGCGGTGCAGCTCGTTGCTAGCAAAGAGCGTGTCATGGTGGTCTCGCGCAAGGGACAAGAGTCGGGGACGTGGGCTTTGACGACGTGGTGGCCCGAAAACGGCAGCAGGGCGGAGCTCGAGATGAAGGGTTGCGAGTTCGGATGCGTGCCCGGGGATGGCGGATTCGTTGCAACGGTGCAGTCGGACGGCGGGAAGCTTCGGATTCGCGATTCGAGAAACGGCGTCTGCCTCGATCAGTCGACACAGGGCATAGCGAAGAACGGAAAGTCGCCGTCGGTGGTGACAGGAGCCATCACGTCGGATGGGAGGATCATGGCGACGCAAATTGTCAACGGGCGCACGACCTTGTGGCAGTTGGTGGCCGCCGAGTAG